From the genome of Paraburkholderia flava, one region includes:
- a CDS encoding MFS transporter: protein MLIRTPLSPTLGATDADLLFRRVAWRFMPLLFAGYVVAYLDRVNVGFAKLQMLNSLHFSEAAYGLGAGLFFVGYFLFEVPSNLLLHKLGARRWIARIMVTWAALSMATAWVTTPAMFYAVRFLLGVAEAGFFPGMILYLTYWFPSHRRGKMVALLMAGNPVSGLVGGPLSGYIMHATHGAGGMAGWQWLFVLEALPSIALGIAIFFLLDDRVADAHWLDDGEKRMIQNEIDTTAASRTHSSVSAVFLSARVWLMCLILFGIVMGSYAIGFWQPTIIRGTGIDDPFVIGLLTMIPYTAALISMIVAGRNADRTRERRWHVAGPALLAACGFVICALNGQHAVLSMVGLTLAAVGVVTALPMFWALPTAFLGGTGAAAGIALINCTGNLAGFISPAVIGWLKTVTHTLSSGLFVVAASLVMSALLIVVLVPARLVNR from the coding sequence TTGCTGATCCGCACTCCGCTTTCCCCGACACTCGGCGCGACCGATGCCGACCTGCTGTTTCGCCGCGTCGCGTGGCGCTTCATGCCGTTGCTGTTCGCGGGCTACGTCGTCGCCTATCTGGACCGCGTAAACGTCGGCTTCGCGAAGCTGCAGATGCTGAACAGTCTGCATTTCAGCGAAGCAGCGTATGGGTTAGGCGCCGGGCTGTTCTTCGTCGGTTACTTTCTTTTCGAGGTGCCGAGCAATCTGCTGCTGCACAAGCTCGGCGCGCGGCGCTGGATCGCGCGGATCATGGTGACGTGGGCCGCTTTGTCGATGGCCACCGCATGGGTCACGACGCCCGCGATGTTCTACGCGGTGCGCTTTCTGCTCGGCGTCGCCGAGGCGGGTTTCTTTCCGGGGATGATCCTGTACCTGACCTACTGGTTTCCGTCGCATCGACGCGGCAAGATGGTCGCGCTGCTTATGGCGGGCAATCCGGTGTCGGGTCTCGTCGGCGGGCCGTTGTCGGGCTACATCATGCACGCGACACACGGTGCCGGCGGCATGGCCGGCTGGCAGTGGCTGTTCGTGCTCGAGGCGCTGCCGTCGATTGCGCTCGGCATCGCGATCTTCTTCCTGCTCGACGATCGCGTCGCCGACGCGCATTGGCTCGATGACGGCGAAAAACGCATGATCCAGAACGAGATCGATACGACCGCCGCGTCGCGCACGCACAGTTCGGTCAGTGCGGTGTTTCTGTCGGCACGCGTGTGGCTGATGTGTCTGATCCTGTTCGGGATCGTGATGGGCTCGTATGCGATCGGCTTCTGGCAGCCGACGATCATTCGTGGCACCGGCATCGACGACCCATTCGTGATCGGCCTGCTGACGATGATTCCGTACACGGCCGCGTTGATCTCGATGATCGTCGCGGGCCGCAACGCGGACCGGACGCGCGAGCGCCGCTGGCACGTCGCCGGCCCCGCGCTGCTGGCCGCGTGCGGTTTCGTGATCTGTGCGCTGAATGGTCAGCACGCGGTGCTGTCGATGGTCGGGCTCACGCTCGCGGCGGTCGGCGTCGTGACCGCGCTGCCGATGTTCTGGGCGCTGCCGACTGCGTTTCTCGGCGGCACGGGAGCAGCGGCCGGCATCGCGTTGATCAACTGTACGGGGAATCTGGCGGGCTTCATCAGCCCGGCGGTGATCGGCTGGTTGAAGACGGTCACGCACACGCTGTCGTCGGGGCTGTTTGTGGTGGCTGCGTCGCTGGTGATGTCAGCGTTGCTGATTGTCGTGCTGGTGCCGGCGCGGCTGGTGAATCGTTGA
- a CDS encoding dihydrodipicolinate synthase family protein — translation MPSETPALRGVLAPVLTPFEADGTPSAARFVRHCRTLLNDNVGLAAFGTNSEANSLSVREKRELLDALVEAGLPTSRMMPGTGACALPDAIELTRHAVAQGCAGVLMLPPFYYKGVGDEGLFRAFAHVIDAVADTRLRIYLYHIPAVAQVGISAALIERLLHAYPGTIAGIKDSSGDWENTSMLIDTFQPAGFDVFAGSETFLLRTLQRGGVGCITATGNVNAAAIAKLAREWRNDDATAQQQALDTTRAAFQRFPMIAAMKAAIALQSGDANWATVRAPLVELDAAARRDLDASLAQIGFRIANAEALAVQDPDDIPTIAQNTASRAAEKAAERAHASH, via the coding sequence ATGCCCTCCGAAACTCCCGCACTACGCGGCGTACTAGCCCCCGTCCTCACCCCATTCGAAGCAGACGGCACACCGTCGGCAGCCCGCTTCGTCCGCCACTGCCGCACGTTGCTGAATGACAACGTCGGCCTGGCCGCATTCGGCACAAACTCCGAAGCAAACTCACTGAGCGTACGAGAAAAACGCGAACTACTCGACGCGCTAGTCGAAGCCGGCCTGCCGACCTCACGAATGATGCCAGGCACCGGCGCCTGCGCGCTACCCGATGCAATCGAACTCACACGTCACGCGGTCGCGCAAGGCTGCGCCGGCGTGCTGATGCTGCCGCCGTTCTACTACAAGGGTGTCGGCGACGAAGGCCTGTTCCGCGCATTTGCGCACGTGATCGACGCGGTCGCCGACACGCGGCTACGCATCTACCTGTACCACATCCCCGCCGTCGCACAGGTAGGCATCAGCGCCGCGCTGATCGAGCGTCTGCTGCACGCATACCCCGGCACAATCGCAGGCATCAAGGACAGTTCCGGCGACTGGGAAAACACCTCGATGCTGATCGACACGTTCCAGCCCGCAGGTTTCGACGTATTCGCCGGCAGCGAGACGTTTTTGCTGCGCACGCTGCAGCGCGGCGGCGTCGGTTGCATCACGGCGACCGGCAACGTGAACGCGGCGGCAATCGCGAAGCTCGCACGCGAATGGCGCAACGACGACGCAACCGCACAGCAGCAGGCACTCGACACGACACGCGCCGCATTCCAGCGCTTCCCAATGATCGCCGCGATGAAAGCCGCGATCGCCTTGCAATCCGGCGACGCGAACTGGGCTACGGTGCGCGCACCGCTCGTCGAACTCGATGCGGCGGCACGGCGTGATCTCGACGCGAGCCTCGCGCAAATCGGTTTCAGGATCGCGAATGCGGAGGCGCTTGCAGTGCAAGACCCGGACGACATCCCAACGATCGCGCAAAACACCGCATCGCGTGCAGCCGAAAAAGCCGCAGAACGCGCACACGCGAGCCACTAA
- the tkt gene encoding transketolase, whose product MPSTSAESASTASSSDIDRLCIDTIRTLSMDAVQKANSGHPGTPMALAPVGYHLWQNHLRYDPTEPLWPNRDRFVLSVGHASMLLYSLLHLTGVQAVDEAGRPNGQPAVSLDDIKQFRQLDSKTPGHPEYRMTTGVETTTGPLGQGLGNSVGMAMAARWYETHFNQPDAKLFDYRVYALCGDGDMMEGISHEAASIAGHLKLSNLIWIYDSNRVTIEGHTDLAYSDDVETRFRGYHWNTLHVDDVNDAAALEAAITQAKAHTDAPTLIVAKSIIGWGAPNKQDTSAAHGEPLGVEEIKLAKRFYGWPEDSSFLVPDGVYEQFQQRFGARGKAAREEWQARFETYAKKYPALADEFRTIEAHELPEGWDRDIPSFDADEKGIASRDSSGKVLNAIAQRVPWMIGGAADLSPSTKTNLKFEGAGSFEADSYGGRNLHFGIREHAMGAIVNGIALSNLRPYGSTFLIFSDYMKPPIRLAAIMEVNAVHVFTHDSIGVGEDGPTHQPIEQLASLRSVPGLTTLRPADANEVAEAWRVALANPRVPACMVLSRQPLPTFDRKKYAPATGVRRGAYVLADAPNGRPDVILMATGSEVSLCVAAYEKLKSEGIAARVVSMPAWDIFEKQDDAYKESVLPSAVDARVAVEQAGVFGWDRYVGRLGALIAMHTFGASAPLKALQTKFGFTPEHVYEAAKQQLQRVGQSK is encoded by the coding sequence ATGCCGTCCACCTCCGCAGAATCCGCTTCAACCGCTTCATCCTCCGATATCGACCGTCTTTGCATCGACACGATCCGCACGCTGTCGATGGATGCGGTTCAGAAAGCCAACTCCGGTCACCCCGGCACGCCGATGGCACTTGCGCCGGTCGGCTATCACCTGTGGCAAAACCATCTGCGCTACGACCCGACCGAGCCGTTGTGGCCGAATCGCGATCGCTTCGTGCTGTCGGTCGGGCATGCATCGATGCTGCTGTATTCGCTGCTGCATCTGACCGGCGTGCAGGCCGTCGACGAAGCGGGGCGGCCGAACGGTCAGCCCGCCGTGTCGCTCGACGACATTAAACAGTTTCGCCAGCTCGACAGCAAGACGCCGGGCCACCCCGAATATCGAATGACGACCGGCGTCGAGACCACGACGGGGCCGCTCGGCCAGGGGCTCGGTAACAGCGTCGGCATGGCGATGGCCGCGCGCTGGTACGAGACGCATTTCAATCAACCGGATGCGAAGCTGTTCGACTACCGCGTGTATGCGCTGTGCGGCGACGGCGACATGATGGAAGGTATTTCGCACGAAGCTGCATCGATCGCCGGTCATCTGAAACTGTCGAACCTGATCTGGATTTACGACAGCAACCGCGTGACGATCGAAGGCCATACCGATCTCGCGTACAGCGACGACGTCGAGACGCGCTTTCGCGGTTATCACTGGAATACGCTGCACGTCGACGATGTCAACGATGCAGCTGCACTCGAAGCTGCGATTACGCAGGCCAAAGCGCATACCGATGCGCCGACGTTGATCGTCGCGAAGAGCATCATCGGCTGGGGCGCGCCGAACAAGCAGGACACGTCGGCGGCGCATGGCGAACCGCTCGGCGTCGAAGAGATCAAGCTCGCGAAGCGCTTCTACGGCTGGCCCGAGGATTCGAGTTTTCTCGTGCCTGATGGCGTCTATGAGCAGTTCCAGCAGCGCTTCGGTGCACGCGGCAAGGCCGCACGCGAGGAGTGGCAAGCGCGCTTCGAAACGTACGCAAAAAAGTACCCCGCACTAGCCGACGAATTCCGCACGATCGAAGCGCACGAACTGCCGGAAGGCTGGGACCGCGACATTCCATCGTTCGATGCGGACGAGAAGGGCATCGCGTCGCGCGATTCGTCGGGCAAGGTGCTTAACGCAATCGCGCAGCGCGTGCCGTGGATGATCGGCGGTGCAGCGGACCTGTCGCCTTCGACAAAAACCAATCTCAAGTTCGAAGGCGCGGGCAGCTTCGAAGCCGACAGCTATGGTGGCCGCAATCTGCATTTCGGCATCCGCGAACACGCGATGGGCGCGATCGTCAACGGCATTGCGCTGTCGAACCTGCGGCCATACGGCTCGACGTTCCTGATTTTCAGCGACTACATGAAGCCGCCGATCCGGCTCGCCGCGATCATGGAGGTCAACGCCGTGCATGTGTTCACGCACGATTCGATCGGCGTCGGCGAAGACGGCCCGACCCATCAACCGATCGAACAGCTCGCGTCGTTGCGCTCGGTGCCCGGCCTCACGACATTGCGTCCCGCCGATGCGAATGAAGTCGCCGAAGCGTGGCGCGTCGCGCTCGCGAATCCGCGCGTACCTGCGTGCATGGTGTTGTCGCGTCAGCCGCTGCCGACTTTCGATCGCAAGAAATACGCGCCGGCCACCGGCGTGCGGCGCGGTGCCTACGTGCTCGCGGATGCGCCCAACGGTCGCCCCGACGTGATCCTGATGGCGACCGGCAGCGAAGTGTCGCTGTGCGTCGCCGCGTATGAGAAGCTGAAAAGCGAGGGTATTGCCGCGCGCGTCGTGTCGATGCCTGCGTGGGACATCTTCGAGAAACAGGACGACGCGTACAAGGAATCCGTGCTGCCGAGCGCCGTCGATGCGCGCGTCGCGGTCGAACAGGCCGGCGTGTTTGGCTGGGACCGCTACGTGGGCCGCCTCGGCGCGTTGATCGCGATGCATACGTTCGGCGCATCTGCACCGCTGAAGGCGTTGCAGACGAAGTTCGGCTTCACGCCGGAACATGTCTACGAAGCGGCGAAGCAGCAGCTTCAACGCGTCGGGCAATCGAAGTGA
- the rhaS gene encoding rhamnose ABC transporter substrate-binding protein yields MFRPLRSMSTAAASAALCALLLGLSSTAGAAGIKDGLKIAFLPKQINNPYEVIADDGGMAAIKEFKGDGKVVGPSDAGASSQVQYINTLITQRQNAIVIAANDENAVVPYLKKAMSQGIKVVTFDSDTAPDGRQIFVNQANAEGIGRGQIQLVSKLMGGEGEFAILSATPNATNQNTWIKWMQEELKKPEYAKIKLVKIAYGNDDDQKSFVETQGLLQAYPNLKAIVSPTTVGIAAAARYISTSSSKGKVAVTGLGTPNQMRAFVKNGTVKAFQLWDPSQLGYLAAYAAANLASGTITGKEGESFDAGKLGKRTIGPKGEVILGPPTTFDSSNIDNFNF; encoded by the coding sequence ATGTTCAGACCACTACGTTCGATGAGCACGGCAGCGGCCAGCGCGGCGCTCTGCGCGCTGCTGCTCGGCCTCAGCTCGACAGCGGGCGCGGCCGGTATCAAGGACGGCCTGAAAATCGCGTTCCTGCCGAAGCAGATCAACAACCCGTACGAAGTGATCGCCGACGACGGCGGGATGGCCGCGATCAAGGAATTCAAGGGCGACGGCAAGGTGGTCGGGCCGTCGGATGCGGGCGCGTCGTCGCAGGTGCAGTACATCAACACGCTGATCACGCAGCGGCAGAACGCGATCGTGATCGCCGCGAACGATGAAAACGCGGTCGTGCCGTATCTGAAGAAAGCGATGTCGCAGGGCATCAAGGTCGTCACGTTCGATTCGGACACCGCACCCGACGGCCGACAGATCTTCGTGAACCAGGCGAACGCGGAGGGGATCGGCCGTGGCCAGATCCAGCTCGTGTCGAAGCTGATGGGCGGCGAGGGCGAGTTCGCGATCCTGTCGGCGACGCCGAACGCGACGAATCAGAACACGTGGATCAAGTGGATGCAGGAGGAACTGAAGAAGCCCGAATACGCGAAGATCAAGCTCGTGAAAATCGCGTACGGTAACGACGACGACCAGAAGTCGTTCGTCGAGACGCAGGGTCTGCTGCAGGCGTATCCGAACCTGAAGGCGATCGTTTCACCGACGACCGTTGGCATTGCGGCGGCCGCGCGCTACATCTCGACGTCGTCGAGCAAGGGCAAGGTCGCGGTGACCGGGCTCGGCACGCCGAACCAGATGCGCGCATTCGTCAAGAACGGCACCGTGAAGGCATTCCAGTTGTGGGACCCGAGCCAGCTCGGCTACCTCGCTGCATATGCCGCTGCGAATCTCGCGTCGGGCACGATCACCGGCAAGGAAGGCGAATCGTTCGATGCGGGCAAGCTCGGCAAGCGGACCATCGGGCCGAAGGGCGAGGTGATCCTCGGACCGCCGACGACCTTTGATTCGAGCAATATCGACAACTTCAATTTCTAG
- the gnd gene encoding phosphogluconate dehydrogenase (NAD(+)-dependent, decarboxylating): protein MQIGIVGLGRMGGNIGRRLMRDGHTCVVYDHDPQATATLVKEGATGSDDLAGLVKGLATPRVIWLMLPAGKITEDTLNDLYPILGADDIVIDGGNSFYKDDIRRAARFREKGIHYVDVGTSGGVWGLERGYCMMIGGDDDAVKRLDPILATLAPGAGNVPITPGREGRDARVQNGYMHTGPTGSGHFVKMVHNGIEYGLMQAYAEGFDILKHKASTELPENERFTLDLADVAEVWRRGSVVSSWLLDLTAGALASDGTLDKYSTEVADSGEGRWTIEAAIEEAVPAQVLSAALYTRFRSRDDESFAERMLSAMRFGFGGHHEFGVKK, encoded by the coding sequence ATGCAGATCGGTATCGTGGGCTTGGGGCGGATGGGCGGCAACATCGGACGGCGCTTGATGCGCGACGGCCACACGTGCGTGGTCTACGATCACGACCCGCAGGCCACCGCGACGCTCGTCAAGGAAGGCGCAACCGGCTCGGACGATCTCGCCGGCCTGGTCAAAGGGCTCGCGACGCCGCGCGTCATCTGGTTGATGCTGCCCGCCGGCAAGATCACCGAGGACACGCTGAACGACCTGTACCCGATCCTCGGCGCGGACGACATCGTGATCGACGGCGGCAACAGCTTCTACAAGGACGACATCCGCCGCGCCGCGCGCTTTCGCGAGAAGGGCATTCATTACGTGGACGTCGGGACGTCGGGCGGCGTGTGGGGACTCGAGCGCGGCTACTGCATGATGATCGGCGGCGACGACGATGCAGTTAAACGCCTCGATCCGATTCTCGCGACGCTCGCACCGGGCGCGGGCAACGTGCCGATCACGCCGGGCCGCGAAGGACGCGACGCGCGCGTGCAGAACGGCTACATGCACACCGGACCGACCGGGTCAGGCCACTTTGTGAAGATGGTCCACAACGGCATCGAGTACGGGTTGATGCAGGCGTATGCGGAGGGCTTCGACATTCTGAAGCACAAGGCATCGACCGAATTGCCGGAAAACGAACGCTTCACGCTCGATCTCGCGGACGTCGCCGAAGTGTGGCGGCGCGGCAGCGTGGTGTCGTCATGGCTGCTCGATCTGACGGCCGGGGCGTTAGCGTCGGACGGCACGCTCGACAAGTACTCGACCGAGGTTGCGGACAGCGGCGAAGGGCGCTGGACGATCGAGGCTGCGATCGAAGAGGCTGTGCCTGCGCAAGTGTTGTCGGCCGCGTTGTACACGCGCTTCCGGTCGCGCGACGATGAGTCGTTTGCGGAGCGGATGTTGTCGGCGATGCGGTTTGGTTTCGGCGGGCATCATGAGTTTGGGGTGAAGAAGTAG
- a CDS encoding ABC transporter permease → MAEPVKPDAGLRFRRPSIPLHWETLLAVLLVLALILGRVLSPEFLSGANLGNVLADLTEVALMALPMTLIIVAADIDLSVASVLGASSALLGVLWHMGIPMPAAIALSIIAGAFAGLLNGLVIVKLNLPSLAVTIGTLALFRGLAYVLLGDQAVADFPAGYTAFGMNSLGSTFIPLPFAIVIVCAVLFTVLLQATAFGRSLFAIGANPTAAAFSGIDVARVRLKLFVLSGAVSALAGVIYTLRFTSARGDNGEGFELSVIAAVLFGGVSIFGGRGSMIGVLLSLLIVGVLRNALTLVDVSSEVLTIVTGALLLASVLIPNLAARWRARRDRRLIAAGSP, encoded by the coding sequence ATGGCTGAACCCGTTAAACCTGACGCTGGTCTGCGCTTTCGCCGGCCGTCGATTCCCTTGCACTGGGAAACGCTGCTCGCGGTGCTGCTCGTGCTAGCGCTGATCCTCGGCCGCGTGCTGTCGCCCGAATTCCTGTCGGGCGCGAATCTCGGCAACGTGCTCGCCGATCTCACCGAAGTCGCGCTGATGGCGCTGCCGATGACGCTGATCATCGTCGCCGCCGACATCGATCTGTCGGTCGCATCGGTACTCGGCGCGTCGAGCGCATTGCTCGGCGTGCTGTGGCACATGGGCATACCGATGCCCGCAGCGATCGCGCTGTCGATCATCGCAGGTGCATTTGCGGGGCTGCTGAACGGCCTCGTGATCGTGAAGCTGAACCTGCCTTCGCTCGCGGTGACGATCGGCACGCTCGCGCTGTTTCGCGGGCTGGCGTACGTGCTGCTCGGCGATCAGGCGGTCGCGGATTTTCCGGCGGGGTACACCGCGTTCGGAATGAATTCGCTCGGTTCGACGTTTATCCCGCTGCCGTTCGCGATCGTGATCGTCTGCGCGGTGCTGTTCACGGTGCTACTGCAGGCCACCGCGTTTGGCCGCAGCCTGTTCGCGATCGGCGCGAACCCGACAGCAGCCGCGTTCTCCGGCATCGATGTCGCGCGCGTGCGGCTCAAGCTGTTCGTGCTGTCCGGCGCGGTCAGCGCGCTCGCGGGCGTGATCTACACGCTGCGCTTCACGAGCGCACGCGGCGACAACGGCGAGGGCTTCGAGCTGTCGGTGATTGCGGCGGTGCTGTTCGGCGGCGTCAGCATTTTCGGCGGACGCGGTTCGATGATCGGCGTGCTGCTGTCGCTGCTGATCGTCGGCGTGCTGCGCAATGCGCTGACGCTCGTCGACGTGTCGAGCGAAGTGCTGACCATCGTCACCGGTGCGCTGCTGCTCGCCTCGGTGCTGATTCCGAATCTCGCCGCGCGCTGGCGGGCGCGGCGCGACCGGCGACTGATTGCGGCGGGCTCGCCGTGA
- a CDS encoding VOC family protein, whose protein sequence is MSANAAVIPPFHLAFPVHSLAAAREFYGDLLGCPEGRSSDAWVDFDFYGHQIVAHLAPDEAGHRSTSAVDGDAVPVRHFGVVLSVPQWQALADKLKAAGTAFVIEPHIRFKGEVGEQATMFFLDPSGNAVEIKAFANMASLFAK, encoded by the coding sequence ATGAGCGCAAACGCCGCCGTCATTCCGCCGTTCCATCTGGCTTTTCCGGTCCACAGCCTCGCTGCCGCGCGCGAGTTCTACGGCGATCTGCTCGGTTGCCCGGAAGGCCGTAGCTCCGATGCGTGGGTCGATTTCGATTTCTACGGGCATCAGATCGTCGCGCATCTTGCACCCGACGAAGCAGGCCATCGTTCGACCAGCGCGGTCGACGGCGACGCGGTGCCGGTGCGTCATTTTGGCGTCGTGCTGTCGGTGCCGCAGTGGCAGGCACTGGCCGACAAGTTGAAGGCTGCGGGCACCGCATTCGTGATCGAGCCGCACATCCGCTTCAAGGGCGAAGTCGGCGAACAGGCGACGATGTTCTTCCTCGATCCGTCGGGTAACGCGGTCGAGATCAAGGCGTTTGCGAATATGGCGTCGTTGTTCGCGAAGTAA
- a CDS encoding LysR family transcriptional regulator → MLRELKTFVAVAQHGTFAAAGEHIGLTQSAVSAQMQRLEKHLGFALFERTGRSATLNDAGRETLALADDLLALYARLGRDGSTAADPGGMLNVGAIASVQGSFLADALVRFRGASPGWRVRVVPGVSLNLLGQVDVGELELAAIIKPPFSLPPELEVRTLAREPFVLLVPSKLARRPWRELLASEPFIRYDRRSFGGAQVERFLRRLRVNVADAIELDELQGIAQLVARGLGVALVPLTAGPGPAALPRGVTALDLGADTFMREIVLVERRRRDGQTTAANRLGDCIVEAAQGAAPREKRTRARSRVRSR, encoded by the coding sequence ATGCTCCGCGAACTCAAAACCTTCGTCGCCGTCGCGCAGCACGGCACGTTCGCCGCTGCCGGCGAGCACATCGGGCTCACGCAATCCGCTGTCAGCGCGCAGATGCAACGGCTCGAAAAGCATCTCGGTTTCGCGCTGTTCGAGCGCACCGGCCGCTCGGCGACGCTCAACGACGCGGGCCGCGAAACGCTCGCGCTCGCCGACGATCTGCTCGCGCTGTACGCGCGCCTCGGCCGCGACGGCTCCACCGCTGCCGACCCAGGCGGCATGCTCAACGTCGGTGCGATCGCATCGGTGCAGGGCTCGTTTCTCGCGGATGCACTGGTGCGGTTTCGTGGCGCGTCGCCGGGCTGGCGTGTGCGGGTCGTGCCGGGGGTGTCGCTGAATCTGCTGGGTCAGGTGGATGTCGGCGAGCTCGAACTCGCGGCGATCATCAAGCCGCCGTTTTCTTTACCGCCGGAACTGGAGGTTCGCACGCTCGCGCGCGAACCGTTCGTGTTGCTGGTGCCGTCGAAGCTCGCGCGTCGGCCGTGGCGCGAACTGCTCGCGTCTGAGCCGTTTATCCGCTACGACCGGCGCTCGTTTGGCGGCGCGCAGGTCGAGCGCTTTTTGCGCAGGCTGCGCGTGAATGTCGCCGATGCGATCGAACTCGACGAGTTGCAAGGTATTGCGCAACTCGTCGCGCGTGGGCTTGGGGTTGCACTTGTGCCGCTTACTGCCGGACCAGGGCCTGCTGCGCTGCCGCGTGGCGTGACCGCGCTCGATCTCGGCGCCGATACGTTCATGCGCGAGATCGTGCTGGTGGAGCGCCGGCGACGCGATGGGCAGACTACTGCGGCGAACCGGCTCGGTGACTGTATTGTCGAAGCGGCTCAGGGCGCTGCGCCGCGAGAAAAACGCACACGTGCGAGATCGAGGGTGCGCAGCCGCTGA
- a CDS encoding HAL/PAL/TAL family ammonia-lyase codes for MTGDFPQQVVLDGATVRAADIVAIARHGAAVALHDDARTQLEATRRYIDDHWMTDDAPLMYGFNTGVGALKNVRIGVASIAEFQRNLIFAHSAGAGEPMPNEVVRAMMALRVNAFARNYSGVRIEVLDRLLAMLNHGITPVVAAKGSVGASGDLAPLALMSGAMMGLAQSRVEFRSQIMPAADAFALAGLAPTFDVLGKDASALINGSTASLAFAILAAHDARALLDDATVSLALSLEALRGELSCFDDRVMQARPHKGQRRVAQALRRVVDGTLRCTEPARQVRLWGTPGLDPADAGTPHVPPIAPRIQDVYSLRCAPQVHGPVLDALDYVDGILQTEINSATDNPLIFPDTDDTYRVISGGHFHGQYVAQAMDLLALTVTDLGAICDRRSARLVDPACNFGIPSGLIATQPGVNSGFSCVQSMGTGLVLENMGLCSPSSATSLPAKGNTEDHISNSCYAARRTRTIVENTQTIVAAEMMLACQALDLIERDLAAYPVGQGTRVAWDAVRACIPAALERDRWVHGDIDTLRGAVARGEIARAVVRVCGSLLG; via the coding sequence ATGACAGGCGATTTTCCGCAGCAGGTGGTGCTCGATGGCGCGACGGTGCGCGCCGCAGACATCGTAGCGATCGCACGACACGGCGCCGCCGTCGCGCTGCATGACGATGCACGCACGCAACTCGAAGCCACCCGCCGTTACATCGACGACCACTGGATGACCGACGATGCGCCGCTGATGTACGGCTTCAACACCGGCGTCGGCGCGCTGAAGAACGTGCGCATCGGCGTCGCATCGATCGCGGAGTTTCAACGGAACCTGATCTTCGCGCACTCGGCCGGTGCGGGTGAGCCGATGCCGAACGAGGTCGTGCGCGCGATGATGGCGCTGCGCGTCAACGCGTTTGCGCGCAACTACTCGGGCGTGCGGATCGAGGTGCTCGACCGGTTGCTGGCGATGCTCAATCACGGCATCACACCGGTTGTCGCTGCAAAGGGTAGTGTCGGCGCCAGCGGCGATCTTGCGCCGCTCGCGTTGATGAGCGGCGCGATGATGGGCCTCGCACAGAGCCGTGTCGAGTTCCGTTCGCAGATCATGCCCGCCGCGGACGCGTTCGCGCTCGCGGGTCTTGCACCCACGTTCGACGTGCTCGGCAAGGATGCGTCCGCGCTGATCAATGGGTCGACCGCGTCGCTGGCTTTTGCGATCCTCGCGGCACACGATGCGCGTGCGCTGCTCGACGACGCGACGGTGTCGCTGGCGTTGTCGCTGGAAGCGTTGCGCGGCGAGCTTTCGTGCTTCGACGACCGCGTGATGCAGGCGCGTCCGCACAAGGGGCAGCGCCGTGTTGCGCAGGCGTTGCGTCGCGTGGTCGACGGTACTTTGCGCTGCACCGAACCCGCGCGCCAGGTGCGGCTATGGGGAACACCGGGGCTCGACCCCGCCGATGCCGGCACACCGCACGTGCCGCCCATCGCACCGCGCATCCAGGACGTGTATTCGCTGCGTTGCGCGCCGCAGGTGCATGGCCCGGTGCTCGATGCGCTCGATTACGTCGATGGCATTCTGCAGACGGAGATCAATAGCGCCACCGACAACCCGCTCATTTTTCCGGACACCGACGACACGTACCGCGTCATCTCGGGCGGGCATTTTCATGGGCAATACGTCGCGCAGGCGATGGACCTGCTTGCGTTGACCGTGACCGATCTCGGCGCGATCTGCGACCGTCGCAGTGCGCGGCTGGTCGACCCTGCATGCAACTTCGGCATTCCGTCGGGGCTGATCGCGACGCAGCCGGGCGTGAACTCCGGCTTCTCGTGTGTGCAGAGCATGGGCACAGGGCTCGTGCTCGAAAACATGGGCCTCTGCTCGCCTTCGAGCGCGACAAGCCTGCCGGCCAAAGGCAACACCGAAGACCACATCAGCAACTCGTGCTACGCGGCACGACGCACACGTACGATTGTCGAGAACACGCAGACCATCGTCGCCGCCGAGATGATGCTCGCGTGCCAGGCACTCGATCTCATCGAGCGCGACCTCGCGGCCTATCCGGTCGGACAGGGCACGCGGGTCGCGTGGGATGCCGTGCGGGCCTGCATACCCGCGGCGCTCGAACGCGATCGCTGGGTGCATGGCGACATCGACACGCTGCGCGGTGCCGTCGCGCGCGGCGAGATTGCGCGTGCGGTGGTGCGCGTTTGCGGATCGTTGCTGGGTTGA